From Paenibacillus sp. V4I7, one genomic window encodes:
- the spoVT gene encoding stage V sporulation protein T, translating into MKATGIVRRIDDLGRVVIPKEIRRTLRIREGDPLEIFVDRDGEVILKKYSPIGELGDFAKEYAESLFESTNHVALISDRDNIIAMAGGSKKDYFEKSVGSIIESCMENRKAILESGSGQFELIKDTSETFSSFVAAPIVAGGDPIGCVILLSKDENVKMGNMEVKMVETAAGFLAKQMEQ; encoded by the coding sequence ATGAAAGCAACTGGAATTGTCCGTCGGATAGATGATTTAGGGAGAGTTGTTATTCCCAAGGAAATACGACGCACACTACGCATTCGCGAAGGTGACCCTTTGGAAATTTTCGTGGATCGAGATGGTGAAGTTATTCTTAAGAAGTATTCACCTATCGGTGAACTTGGTGATTTTGCCAAGGAATATGCGGAATCGTTATTTGAAAGCACGAATCACGTGGCCCTGATCTCAGATCGAGATAACATTATTGCGATGGCTGGGGGGTCCAAAAAGGACTATTTCGAAAAGTCGGTTGGATCGATCATTGAATCCTGTATGGAAAATCGCAAAGCGATTCTGGAAAGTGGCAGTGGTCAATTTGAGCTTATCAAGGATACAAGTGAAACATTCTCTTCTTTTGTAGCCGCTCCGATTGTAGCTGGTGGCGACCCTATTGGATGTGTCATTTTGCTCTCCAAAGATGAGAATGTGAAAATGGGGAATATGGAAGTTAAGATGGTAGAGACAGCGGCTGGATTTTTGGCCAAGCAGATGGAGCAATGA
- a CDS encoding RidA family protein — protein sequence MELISTTAAPAAIGPYSQAVKLGNLLFTSGQIPLGQDGQIVEGGIKEQTHQVFANLKGVLEAAGSSFDQVVKATVFLKDMNQFAELNEIYGSYFGDHKPARSTVEVARLPRDVFVEIELIAVISVEI from the coding sequence ATGGAACTTATTTCAACAACAGCAGCACCAGCTGCTATCGGACCTTACTCGCAAGCGGTAAAGCTAGGTAACCTTCTCTTTACTTCTGGACAAATTCCACTTGGCCAGGATGGACAGATTGTAGAGGGTGGAATCAAGGAACAAACCCATCAAGTGTTCGCGAATTTGAAGGGTGTGCTTGAAGCAGCAGGTTCATCGTTTGATCAAGTTGTGAAAGCAACGGTTTTTTTGAAGGATATGAATCAGTTTGCAGAGCTGAATGAAATTTATGGATCGTACTTCGGAGATCATAAACCGGCTAGATCCACTGTCGAAGTGGCCAGATTACCACGTGATGTTTTTGTCGAAATTGAGTTAATTGCTGTGATTTCTGTCGAAATTTAA
- a CDS encoding peptidylprolyl isomerase produces MLPNDTSVQRRFSKKWILSMVALLLAFSVLSACGSKKEGAATASPSPASTAAAAGNPSDVIATYKEGGKITRGEFDSFINVNKMFSPQLAQFMTDPAFQQDMLKQMVTFRVLSAKADDKVKADADKQVTEQMKAITDYFGKQEGGMDKQLKDNGIELKDIESLMKMSFYTMGSMESKITDQAVQDAYKEQAATHAFDIATVSHILISLKDAATQADLRTKEEALTRAKDVKSKLDKGGDFAALAKEFSDDPGSKDAGGTYKDADINQWVPEFKEAASTLPLNTISDPVESSFGYHVMKVESRSTKPLDDTLKTQIKSQLAEKSLSEFAEKEYPNLIQTNNLPKPEASPAPAASPAASPAASPAAK; encoded by the coding sequence ATGTTGCCAAATGATACTAGTGTACAACGACGTTTTTCGAAAAAATGGATTTTAAGCATGGTAGCATTGCTCCTTGCATTTTCAGTCCTAAGTGCATGTGGAAGTAAAAAGGAAGGTGCAGCAACAGCTTCACCTTCACCGGCCTCTACTGCAGCAGCAGCTGGTAACCCGAGTGACGTAATTGCTACGTATAAAGAAGGCGGTAAAATTACGCGCGGCGAGTTTGACTCTTTCATCAATGTGAACAAAATGTTTTCACCGCAGCTAGCGCAATTCATGACAGATCCAGCTTTTCAACAAGATATGTTGAAGCAAATGGTAACTTTCCGTGTTCTATCTGCCAAAGCAGACGATAAAGTGAAAGCTGATGCAGATAAACAAGTGACGGAGCAAATGAAAGCCATCACCGATTATTTCGGTAAGCAAGAAGGCGGAATGGACAAGCAGTTGAAAGACAATGGTATCGAGCTTAAGGATATCGAGTCATTAATGAAAATGAGCTTCTACACGATGGGCAGCATGGAGAGTAAAATCACTGATCAAGCTGTTCAGGATGCCTACAAAGAACAAGCAGCTACTCATGCCTTTGATATTGCAACAGTTAGCCATATTCTGATTTCATTGAAAGATGCGGCAACTCAAGCAGATCTGCGCACCAAAGAAGAAGCTTTAACCAGAGCCAAGGATGTAAAAAGTAAACTGGATAAAGGCGGCGATTTCGCAGCGCTTGCGAAAGAATTCTCCGACGATCCAGGCTCCAAAGACGCTGGCGGTACGTATAAAGATGCAGATATCAATCAATGGGTACCTGAATTCAAAGAAGCAGCTAGTACGCTTCCTTTGAACACAATCAGTGATCCTGTTGAATCCTCTTTCGGATACCACGTGATGAAAGTGGAGTCCAGAAGCACGAAGCCACTGGATGATACGCTCAAAACACAAATCAAATCTCAGCTTGCGGAGAAATCTCTATCTGAATTTGCAGAGAAAGAATACCCGAATTTGATTCAAACCAATAATCTGCCGAAACCGGAAGCGAGCCCAGCTCCTGCTGCAAGTCCGGCAGCAAGCCCGGCGGCAAGTCCAGCTGCAAAGTAA
- a CDS encoding polysaccharide biosynthesis protein: MGDTDKGHQGNKEELQRNVGKQGAKLLRGAALLGAAAILSKLLGTLQKIPLQNVAGDTAFGIYNAVYPLYILILFAATAGFPVAVSKFVAERAIEGDYQGARRIVHVSTAILMSSGFVMFVLLYFGASEIARWIGISQTERAIRSVSFALLLSPMLAVLRGYFQGYQNMVPTAVSQVIEQLIRVITMVALLLYMVALAYDEEWIAAGATFGSVTGAAAGLLVMYVYWRRAMRQERERIREHGVNEEDRWQSGDTEGQRQDVMSEGDGLLSKELNWQGSNEKRKDMMPPKELSSWDWAKRITAYAIPVCLGAIVVPLLTLVDTFTMPRLLEAAQGSEEEAMRQFGLYNRGFPLVQLVVMIASSMSAVLVPALAEAKARRQDELIGFRAEMAIRLSWLIGLGASFGLAFAAVPINVMLYKSDEASWTMAVLAFTALFSTVNAVSASVLQGAGAIRTPVKALLVAIVLKALGNVVLMPRWGIDGAALSAVIAYAAAAGLNLVQLRRCTGARFALRPYAVSPLLAVGLMGGCLAALQLLAMPAAAAWHVPERLSASAIALVCVVGGAAVYALALLRSGSISREELRLMPELDRKLAPVLAKLWPTKASAGPRDRG; encoded by the coding sequence ATGGGGGACACCGACAAGGGGCATCAAGGTAATAAAGAGGAGCTCCAGAGGAATGTCGGTAAACAGGGTGCCAAGCTGTTAAGAGGTGCTGCTCTCCTTGGGGCTGCCGCTATTCTCTCTAAACTATTGGGAACACTGCAGAAGATTCCGCTGCAAAATGTAGCCGGTGATACGGCTTTTGGTATTTATAATGCGGTTTATCCGCTCTATATTCTAATTTTGTTTGCGGCCACAGCTGGATTTCCGGTAGCCGTATCCAAGTTCGTAGCCGAACGAGCTATTGAAGGTGATTATCAAGGGGCTAGACGTATTGTCCATGTCTCCACAGCCATTTTAATGAGCTCCGGTTTTGTAATGTTTGTTCTGTTGTACTTCGGAGCAAGTGAGATTGCCCGTTGGATTGGAATTAGCCAGACAGAGAGGGCGATCCGAAGCGTATCCTTCGCGCTGCTGCTATCCCCGATGCTTGCTGTCCTGCGCGGTTATTTCCAAGGGTATCAAAATATGGTGCCTACGGCTGTTTCACAAGTGATTGAGCAGCTTATAAGGGTGATCACCATGGTCGCGCTGCTGCTCTATATGGTGGCCTTAGCTTATGACGAGGAGTGGATTGCTGCTGGAGCAACGTTTGGCTCCGTGACAGGTGCTGCGGCTGGGCTGTTGGTGATGTATGTTTATTGGCGGAGGGCGATGAGACAGGAGCGGGAACGGATACGGGAGCATGGAGTGAATGAAGAGGATCGGTGGCAGTCTGGGGATACAGAGGGACAGAGGCAGGATGTAATGAGTGAAGGTGACGGGCTGCTGTCGAAAGAACTGAATTGGCAGGGGTCGAATGAAAAGCGAAAAGACATGATGCCGCCCAAGGAACTCTCTTCCTGGGACTGGGCGAAACGCATTACGGCTTATGCGATTCCAGTTTGTTTAGGCGCTATCGTGGTTCCTCTACTCACGCTTGTCGACACGTTTACCATGCCGCGGCTTCTCGAGGCTGCGCAAGGGAGCGAGGAGGAGGCCATGCGGCAGTTCGGGCTTTATAACCGAGGGTTTCCTCTCGTTCAGCTCGTTGTCATGATCGCTTCCTCTATGTCCGCCGTGCTAGTTCCTGCTCTAGCAGAAGCCAAGGCAAGAAGGCAGGACGAACTCATTGGCTTTAGGGCTGAGATGGCGATAAGGCTTTCCTGGCTTATCGGGCTCGGAGCCTCGTTCGGACTTGCCTTTGCAGCAGTGCCGATTAACGTGATGCTATACAAAAGTGATGAGGCCAGCTGGACGATGGCCGTGCTGGCCTTCACGGCCTTGTTTAGTACGGTGAACGCTGTCTCGGCCAGCGTTCTCCAGGGCGCCGGCGCGATCCGCACGCCGGTGAAGGCCCTGCTCGTTGCCATCGTGCTGAAAGCACTAGGCAATGTGGTGCTCATGCCCCGCTGGGGCATCGACGGCGCCGCGCTGAGCGCGGTGATCGCCTATGCCGCTGCGGCGGGGCTGAATCTGGTGCAGCTGCGCCGCTGCACCGGGGCGCGCTTCGCGCTGCGGCCGTACGCCGTCAGTCCGCTGCTTGCCGTGGGGCTGATGGGCGGCTGCCTCGCAGCGCTGCAGCTTCTGGCCATGCCTGCTGCGGCGGCGTGGCACGTACCTGAGCGATTGAGCGCTAGCGCAATCGCCTTGGTTTGCGTAGTCGGCGGTGCAGCCGTCTACGCGCTTGCGCTGCTGCGCAGC
- the pth gene encoding aminoacyl-tRNA hydrolase, translated as MKCFIGLGNPGKQYEMNRHNVGFMAIDRFAAKWGITSFQNKGKGLLGEGVVNSTKVYLLKPMTYMNLSGESMRAFLDFYKAKLEDVTIVYDDMDTPFGQIRLRYQGSPGGHNGIKSIIQHAGTQSFNRIRVGVNRPAPGYNIADYVLSNFSKDEMKSIDEVLDLTCEAMLFSLSESFEKTMAKFNK; from the coding sequence ATGAAATGTTTTATTGGACTGGGTAATCCGGGAAAACAATATGAGATGAATCGACACAATGTTGGTTTCATGGCCATTGACCGTTTTGCTGCCAAATGGGGTATTACTTCTTTTCAAAATAAAGGTAAAGGGCTTCTGGGTGAAGGGGTAGTGAATAGTACGAAGGTATATTTACTTAAACCGATGACTTATATGAATCTTTCGGGCGAATCCATGCGAGCGTTCTTGGACTTTTATAAAGCAAAACTGGAAGACGTTACGATTGTTTATGATGATATGGATACACCATTCGGTCAAATTAGACTCCGGTATCAAGGGAGCCCTGGTGGTCACAATGGGATTAAATCCATTATTCAACACGCTGGAACGCAAAGCTTTAACCGAATTCGAGTGGGTGTGAACAGGCCTGCGCCTGGCTATAATATCGCTGATTATGTCTTATCTAACTTTTCCAAAGACGAGATGAAGTCGATAGATGAGGTACTGGACCTCACCTGCGAAGCCATGCTGTTCAGTCTGAGTGAATCATTCGAAAAGACGATGGCGAAGTTTAATAAATAA
- the glmU gene encoding bifunctional UDP-N-acetylglucosamine diphosphorylase/glucosamine-1-phosphate N-acetyltransferase GlmU, which produces MKLMGIVLAAGQGKRMKSKLYKVLHPVVGKPMVEHVVDTLQHIEVTKTLVIVGFGAEAVKGHLGDRVEYALQEQQLGTGHAVLQAKDALGEEEGMTVVICGDTPLISEATLMSTIELHERSGASATILTAKLDEPHGYGRIIRGEDGRVARIVEQKDCSSEEAAVQEINTGTYIFDNQKLFKALASVTNNNTQNEYYLTDVIGIMTSGGEVVQGYCMEDSAESIGVNDRVALAEAERLFKARINRGHMLNGVTIIDPSNTYIEKDVTIGMDTVLLPGTILRGRTVIGEQCTIGPQTEIIDSTIRDEVTIKQSVLQDAYVDNEASVGPFAYLRPGANIGKQVKIGDFVEIKNATLGEGSKVSHLSYVGDAVVGTNVNIGCGAITVNYDGFNKSLTEIGDDAFVGSNVNLIAPVKIGKGAYVVAGSTITHSVDDGDLAIARERQSNKPGYADKIRSRAKAKKENKQNKE; this is translated from the coding sequence TTGAAACTCATGGGGATTGTACTAGCCGCAGGACAAGGAAAACGCATGAAATCGAAGCTGTACAAGGTGCTTCATCCGGTTGTAGGTAAGCCAATGGTGGAACACGTTGTAGACACGCTGCAGCATATAGAAGTAACAAAGACACTCGTCATTGTTGGATTCGGGGCGGAAGCCGTAAAGGGACATCTGGGAGATCGAGTGGAGTACGCTTTACAGGAACAACAGTTGGGAACAGGGCATGCAGTTCTTCAAGCGAAGGATGCTCTTGGCGAAGAGGAAGGGATGACCGTTGTCATTTGCGGCGATACACCGCTGATTTCGGAAGCCACCTTGATGAGCACCATTGAGCTGCATGAACGGTCTGGAGCGTCTGCGACAATTCTGACAGCCAAACTCGATGAACCGCATGGATATGGACGTATTATTCGCGGTGAAGACGGCCGAGTAGCAAGGATTGTTGAGCAGAAGGACTGCAGCAGTGAAGAGGCAGCTGTTCAAGAGATCAACACAGGCACTTATATTTTCGATAATCAAAAACTATTCAAGGCCCTAGCATCGGTTACGAACAATAATACGCAAAATGAATACTATTTGACGGATGTCATTGGGATTATGACAAGTGGTGGAGAAGTTGTTCAAGGCTACTGCATGGAGGACAGCGCAGAGTCGATCGGTGTGAACGATCGCGTGGCACTGGCTGAAGCAGAGCGATTGTTTAAAGCGCGTATTAACCGTGGGCACATGCTGAACGGGGTTACGATTATAGATCCGTCTAATACGTATATTGAAAAAGATGTTACCATCGGTATGGATACCGTACTGCTGCCGGGTACTATTTTGCGGGGGCGCACCGTTATTGGGGAACAATGCACCATTGGACCGCAAACGGAAATTATCGACTCGACGATTAGGGATGAGGTTACGATTAAACAATCCGTCCTTCAGGATGCCTATGTGGATAATGAGGCTAGTGTGGGGCCGTTTGCTTATTTGAGACCTGGCGCTAATATTGGGAAGCAAGTGAAAATTGGCGACTTTGTTGAGATTAAGAACGCGACGCTTGGTGAGGGGTCGAAAGTTTCTCATTTAAGCTATGTAGGGGATGCGGTCGTTGGAACGAATGTAAACATCGGCTGCGGCGCCATAACCGTGAACTATGACGGATTCAATAAGAGTTTAACGGAAATTGGCGATGATGCTTTTGTGGGCAGTAATGTGAATTTGATTGCTCCTGTGAAAATTGGCAAGGGCGCTTATGTTGTTGCAGGTTCTACGATTACACATTCCGTTGATGATGGGGATCTAGCTATTGCCCGTGAGAGACAATCCAACAAGCCTGGCTATGCGGATAAAATTAGATCGCGAGCAAAAGCGAAGAAGGAAAATAAACAGAACAAAGAGTAA
- a CDS encoding 50S ribosomal protein L25, whose product MAFSLKAESRKETTKSDIKQLRIQGRIPAVVYGQKVGSAVITVDQKELLALLRQNPHAIIDLDMPDGSGKQPVMINEIQRDKLKRERLLHVDFHQINMDEPVKTIVSLEFIGEAEGAKEGGIVQIQMHELEIRCLPNQIPSSIKVDISNVGLGDNLLVNQLSVPAGIEVKSDSNDLILTVLSPQKETGEEEPANNEEKVGQAETSNEAATEGQPV is encoded by the coding sequence ATGGCATTTTCATTAAAAGCGGAATCCCGCAAAGAAACAACGAAATCAGATATTAAACAACTGCGTATCCAAGGTAGAATACCTGCCGTTGTATATGGCCAAAAGGTGGGCTCTGCGGTCATTACGGTTGATCAGAAAGAATTACTAGCGCTGCTGCGCCAAAATCCTCATGCTATTATTGATCTGGATATGCCAGACGGCAGTGGCAAGCAACCAGTGATGATCAACGAGATCCAGCGGGACAAACTAAAACGAGAGCGGCTGCTCCATGTCGATTTTCATCAAATTAATATGGATGAGCCTGTTAAAACGATTGTCAGCTTGGAATTTATCGGTGAAGCAGAAGGGGCCAAAGAAGGCGGCATTGTGCAGATACAAATGCATGAGCTGGAGATTCGGTGCCTGCCCAATCAGATACCAAGTTCAATCAAGGTGGACATTTCGAACGTAGGGCTTGGTGATAACTTACTTGTAAACCAACTCTCAGTACCTGCCGGGATTGAAGTGAAGTCTGACTCTAATGATTTGATTCTCACCGTTCTTTCGCCTCAGAAAGAGACTGGTGAAGAAGAGCCGGCTAATAATGAAGAGAAGGTTGGACAAGCGGAAACCTCGAACGAGGCTGCGACTGAAGGACAGCCGGTTTAG
- the mfd gene encoding transcription-repair coupling factor yields the protein MQALIQAFSTDSDFQTIVTGLRSEMKEQLVAGLTGSSRQVMIATLARELARPLFIVTHNMFAAQKIAEDLLECLSPNEVLLYPSQELLTTEEAASSPEMLAQRIDVLTKLAGGFRGVVIAPFAGVRRLLPLKQVFEESRVTVNVGDTVQLDELLGALSSLGYERVERVETKGEMSVRGGILDLFPLTSENAIRIELFDVEVDSIRTFDVSDQRSIDKLESITIPPCREIQADRKRLQSAAQHAYELLQAQLEKMTDRSAKDKLLEGIGHDIELLREGQTFPGIYKYISLLYTERQTLMDYMPKDTVLIIDEPARLLETAKQLERDEAEWMMHALTEGKSLPAFVLSKSYETLLHRRPFPTLYVSLFLRQVAGIQPQNIVNFVCRVMQNFHGQMNLLKAEMERWKKNGSNVILLANGEDRAERVRRVLHDYQIEVPEIVDGNLQTGFEMPSIHLVVITEGEIFTQKQRKARKVEKKLENAERIKSYQELKVGDYVVHVNHGIGKYVGIGTLEVGGIHKDYLHIMYAGGDKLSVPIDQIDLIQKYVGSEEKEPKVYKLGGADWARVKSKARASVKDIADELIKLYAERQAATGYGFSKDSSYQNEFEAMFPYDETRDQLRAIEEIKVDMEKARPMDRLLCGDVGYGKTEVAVRAAFKAAIDGKQVAVLVPTTILAQQHYETFRERFSGYPFNVKVLSRFRSKKEQTEVMKGVKKGTVDVVIGTHRLLSQDVQFKDLGLLIVDEEQRFGVSHKEKLKRLKTNVDVLTLTATPIPRTLHMSMLGVRDLSVIETPPENRFPVQTYVVEYGPTLVREAIERELAREGQVYYLYNRVQGITQIADQISMMIPDARVTVAHGQMGEQELEKTILDFLDGEYDVLVSTSIIETGVDIPNVNTLIVHDADKMGLSQLYQLRGRVGRSNRVAYAYFTYQRDKVLTEVAEKRLQAIKEFTELGSGFKIAMRDLSIRGAGNLLGAEQHGFIASVGFDLYSQMLAEEIAKLKLEIDGEAVIPEPEWNTSIDIQLDAYLPSDYIYDSMQKIEIYKKVAAIRTLEEAADLHDELVDRFGDLPQAVFNLLTVARLKAYGSEYRIETISQKGDDYLIKVHIDQNGRLEGQKLIALSKGFDGRIKLNADPQLLIVIRCKGMKPEASIELVEKFLVQYKDVLKTKGELQDVAK from the coding sequence TTGCAAGCTTTAATTCAAGCTTTTTCTACGGATAGCGACTTTCAAACGATCGTGACAGGCCTCAGGTCCGAAATGAAAGAGCAGCTCGTTGCCGGACTTACCGGTTCCTCCAGGCAGGTGATGATTGCCACTCTTGCGCGAGAGTTAGCGCGCCCGCTGTTCATTGTTACTCACAATATGTTCGCCGCTCAGAAAATAGCGGAGGATTTACTAGAATGTCTATCACCTAATGAAGTGCTGCTCTACCCATCTCAAGAGCTTCTGACGACAGAAGAAGCGGCTTCCAGCCCAGAGATGCTAGCGCAGCGTATTGACGTTCTCACCAAGCTAGCTGGCGGTTTCCGTGGGGTTGTTATTGCGCCATTTGCTGGAGTGCGTCGATTGCTTCCGCTCAAGCAAGTATTCGAAGAATCCCGCGTTACGGTAAACGTAGGGGATACCGTGCAATTGGATGAGCTCTTAGGTGCTTTATCCAGTCTGGGTTACGAACGCGTGGAGCGGGTTGAGACCAAAGGTGAAATGAGCGTACGCGGCGGAATTCTGGATTTATTTCCTTTAACGTCAGAGAACGCTATTCGGATTGAGCTGTTCGATGTCGAAGTTGATTCTATTCGTACCTTTGATGTAAGTGACCAACGTTCAATTGATAAACTAGAGTCGATAACGATCCCCCCTTGTCGCGAGATTCAAGCGGATAGAAAGCGGTTACAATCAGCTGCGCAGCATGCCTATGAGCTGCTTCAAGCGCAGCTGGAGAAAATGACGGACCGATCAGCCAAAGATAAGCTGCTCGAAGGCATCGGACATGATATTGAACTGCTGCGTGAAGGGCAGACGTTTCCTGGTATTTATAAATATATTTCGCTTTTATATACGGAAAGACAGACCCTCATGGACTACATGCCTAAGGATACTGTGCTGATCATCGACGAACCGGCGCGATTGCTGGAGACAGCAAAGCAGCTAGAGCGCGACGAGGCAGAGTGGATGATGCATGCACTGACAGAGGGGAAGAGCTTGCCGGCTTTTGTGCTGTCCAAATCGTATGAAACTCTGCTGCATCGCAGGCCTTTCCCGACATTATATGTATCGCTATTCCTGCGCCAAGTGGCTGGGATTCAACCGCAAAATATCGTAAACTTCGTTTGCCGTGTTATGCAAAACTTCCATGGACAAATGAATCTCCTTAAAGCGGAGATGGAGCGCTGGAAGAAAAATGGAAGCAATGTCATTTTACTGGCAAACGGAGAGGACCGTGCTGAACGTGTGCGGCGTGTGCTGCACGACTACCAAATTGAAGTGCCCGAAATTGTAGATGGAAATCTACAGACAGGGTTTGAAATGCCTTCGATCCATTTGGTTGTCATCACGGAAGGGGAAATCTTCACACAGAAACAGCGTAAAGCGCGTAAGGTCGAGAAGAAGCTGGAGAACGCTGAGCGTATCAAAAGCTATCAAGAGCTTAAGGTAGGCGACTATGTTGTTCATGTGAATCATGGGATCGGGAAGTATGTTGGGATCGGCACCTTGGAAGTGGGCGGTATTCATAAGGATTACCTCCACATCATGTATGCTGGTGGCGATAAGCTGTCTGTACCGATTGACCAGATTGATTTAATCCAGAAATATGTAGGTTCCGAAGAGAAGGAACCGAAGGTTTATAAGCTCGGAGGCGCTGACTGGGCTAGAGTGAAGAGCAAGGCGCGGGCATCCGTTAAGGATATTGCTGATGAGTTGATCAAGCTCTATGCAGAACGCCAAGCTGCAACCGGCTACGGATTTAGTAAAGACAGCTCTTATCAAAATGAATTCGAAGCGATGTTTCCTTACGATGAAACTCGGGATCAGCTTCGTGCGATCGAAGAAATCAAGGTAGACATGGAGAAAGCACGTCCGATGGATCGTTTGCTTTGCGGCGATGTAGGCTATGGGAAGACGGAAGTTGCGGTGCGTGCGGCCTTCAAGGCAGCGATTGACGGCAAACAGGTTGCTGTTTTGGTGCCGACGACGATTCTGGCTCAGCAGCATTACGAAACGTTCCGTGAACGGTTCTCGGGCTATCCTTTTAATGTCAAAGTATTAAGTCGTTTCCGCTCCAAGAAGGAGCAGACCGAAGTTATGAAAGGCGTCAAGAAAGGGACGGTTGACGTCGTTATTGGTACTCACCGGCTTTTGTCGCAGGATGTGCAGTTCAAAGATCTTGGTTTGCTAATCGTCGATGAGGAGCAGCGTTTTGGCGTGTCCCACAAAGAGAAGCTGAAACGGCTCAAGACGAATGTGGACGTGCTCACACTGACGGCAACACCGATTCCGAGAACTTTACACATGTCCATGTTAGGTGTTCGTGATTTATCGGTCATCGAGACTCCGCCGGAAAATCGTTTCCCTGTACAGACCTATGTGGTCGAGTACGGACCAACGCTTGTTCGAGAAGCGATTGAGCGGGAATTAGCGCGTGAAGGCCAAGTGTATTATTTATATAACCGCGTACAAGGTATCACTCAGATTGCTGATCAGATCTCCATGATGATTCCGGATGCCCGCGTTACTGTGGCACATGGACAAATGGGCGAGCAGGAGCTGGAGAAGACGATCCTAGATTTCCTCGATGGGGAATACGATGTGCTGGTAAGCACGAGTATTATCGAGACGGGTGTCGATATTCCGAATGTCAACACACTGATTGTTCACGATGCGGATAAAATGGGGCTGTCTCAGCTCTATCAGCTGCGTGGACGTGTGGGACGTTCTAATCGCGTAGCGTATGCTTATTTCACGTATCAGCGTGATAAAGTGCTCACAGAAGTGGCGGAGAAACGTCTTCAAGCGATTAAAGAGTTTACAGAACTTGGATCAGGCTTTAAAATTGCGATGAGGGATTTATCTATTCGTGGTGCTGGTAATTTGCTTGGTGCAGAGCAGCATGGTTTCATTGCATCTGTCGGATTTGATTTATACTCCCAAATGTTAGCGGAAGAAATTGCAAAGCTGAAACTAGAAATAGATGGGGAAGCAGTCATTCCAGAGCCGGAATGGAATACTTCTATCGATATACAATTGGATGCGTACTTACCATCCGACTACATCTACGACAGCATGCAAAAAATCGAAATTTACAAAAAAGTGGCCGCCATTCGAACGTTGGAAGAAGCCGCGGATCTGCATGATGAGCTTGTTGATCGCTTCGGGGATCTGCCGCAGGCCGTGTTCAACTTACTGACAGTGGCTCGTTTGAAAGCATACGGTTCGGAGTACCGGATAGAAACGATCAGCCAAAAAGGGGATGATTACCTAATCAAAGTGCATATTGACCAGAATGGCAGGCTGGAAGGACAGAAGCTTATCGCATTGTCCAAAGGCTTTGATGGTCGAATCAAGTTGAACGCGGACCCTCAGCTTCTTATCGTTATTCGATGTAAAGGCATGAAACCAGAAGCTTCCATCGAATTGGTGGAGAAGTTTCTGGTACAATATAAGGATGTTCTGAAAACGAAAGGGGAATTACAAGATGTTGCCAAATGA
- a CDS encoding anti-sigma-F factor Fin family protein has protein sequence MIKYICRHCHTFVGEINENSITEQQLGFHFLTPDERRDIISYNTNGDVTVRVVCDYCREALEANPELSLLASPLQ, from the coding sequence ATGATTAAGTATATTTGCAGACATTGTCATACCTTTGTTGGGGAAATTAATGAGAATTCGATCACGGAGCAGCAGTTAGGCTTCCATTTCTTGACCCCCGATGAGCGTAGAGATATAATATCGTATAACACGAATGGAGATGTTACGGTAAGGGTCGTTTGTGACTACTGTCGTGAGGCGTTAGAAGCAAACCCAGAATTGTCCCTGCTGGCAAGTCCGTTGCAGTAA
- the spoVG gene encoding septation regulator SpoVG, with translation MQITDVRLRRVNSEGRMKAIASITIDNEFVVHDIRVIDGNNGMFVAMPSKRTPDGEFRDIAHPISSTTREKIQAAVLAEYDRAAVEEEVIEEGA, from the coding sequence GTGCAAATTACAGATGTAAGACTCCGCCGGGTCAACTCCGAGGGGAGGATGAAGGCGATTGCTTCCATTACCATTGACAACGAGTTCGTCGTTCATGACATACGTGTCATCGACGGTAATAATGGGATGTTCGTGGCTATGCCAAGCAAACGAACACCGGATGGTGAATTCCGTGATATCGCTCATCCGATTTCTTCCACAACACGTGAGAAAATTCAAGCGGCGGTATTGGCTGAATATGATCGCGCGGCTGTAGAAGAAGAGGTAATTGAAGAAGGCGCATAA